A part of Capsicum annuum cultivar UCD-10X-F1 chromosome 6, UCD10Xv1.1, whole genome shotgun sequence genomic DNA contains:
- the LOC107874400 gene encoding probable LRR receptor-like serine/threonine-protein kinase At3g47570, with product MDRSCNLLCALAILILLHQNASLANISTDEAALLALKSHISPSPNNILATNWSSSSPVCSWIGVTCSSRHHRVTVLDISRMQLHGTIPPHLGNLSFLVSLDISDNTFHGALPEELAHLRRLKLINVTSNNFTGAIPSFLSLLPKLRSVYLSRNQFSGKIPSSISNITKLEVLILGSNFLEGEIPQEIGDLRYMALLDLEYNQLRGSIPPSIFNITTMKFIALTGNNLTGKLPKTICDHLPNLEGLYLATNSLEGVIPPNLEKCRKLQFLGLAANELIGTVPRELANLTALRVLALKAQYLEGEIPAELGNLKKLQWLILGQNRFTGSVPASIFNISTLQFLELAHNKLSGTLPSNLGRGMPSLEELYSGKNNLSGFIADSISNSSKLRLVDLAHNSFTGPIPESLGNLEYLENLNLNGNSFSSDSALTFLTTLTNCKNLRILWFADNPLDGVLPASISNFSNSLHEFKGKNCKLKGIIPEGIGNLTGVTRMDLRNNELTGHIPITVQSMLNLQEFYLQGNKIQGIIPDVMCSLKNLGALYLSENQFSGSMPPCLGKISSLRYLNLAYNRLDSRLPASLGSLQDLIEFNVSSNFLSGKIPLEIGNLKAATRIDLSKNNFSGKIPSTLGGLDKLIIFSLAYNRLEGPIPDSFGKMLSLEFLDLCYNNLGGEIPKSLEALLYLKYLNVSFNKLSGKIPTGGPFANTTGQSFLSNDALCSDSTSNVSSCVVIQSPKRKKKILILYIISGVGLLFLVLALAYVFGRLRKTKKNTGQAVVSLAREHGRISYYEIEQATEGFDESNLLGKGSYSMVYKGILKDGTLFAAKVFNVQLEGAFKCFDTECEILRNLRHRNLIKVITSCSNHDFKALVLEYMPNGTLDKWLYSHNLFLNLLQRLDIMIDVASAMDYLHNGYSTPVVHGDLKPSNVLLDKDMVGHVSDFGIAKLLGAGEAFVQTRTIATIGYIAPEYGQDGIVSMKCDVYSFGILIMETFTRMRPSDEIFTGDLSIHCWVSDSFPSGIHKVVDFNLIESADEQIDTKMQCLLSIMELAISCTVVSPDARIRMEDALSTLKKIRLQFVSSLGGI from the exons ATGGACAGAAGTTGCAATCTGCTCTGTGCTCTTGCAATTCTCATTCTACTACATCAAAATGCTTCACTTGCTAATATTAGCACTGATGAAGCTGCTCTTCTTGCACTGAAATCGCACATTTCTCCTAGTCCTAACAACATATTAGCAACAAACTGGTCTTCTTCCAGCCCGGTTTGCAGCTGGATTGGAGTCACTTGCAGCTCCCGCCACCATCGAGTCACTGTATTAGACATTTCTAGGATGCAACTACATGGTACCATTCCTCCACACCTTGGAAACCTCTCATTTCTTGTTTCCCTCGACATTAGTGACAACACTTTCCATGGTGCTTTGCCAgaagagttggctcatttgcgGAGGTTGAAATTGATTAATGTCACAAGCAATAACTTCACAGGAGCCATTCCATCATTTTTAAGTTTATTACCAAAACTACGGTCTGTGTACCTCTCTAGAAACCAATTTTCAGGGAAAATTCCCTCTTCCATTTCCAATATAACAAAGCTGGAAGTGTTGATCTTGGGGAGTAATTTTCTCGAAGGAGAGATCCCTCAAGAAATCGGTGATCTTCGTTACATGGCTTTGTTAGACCTGGAATATAATCAGCTTAGAGGCTCTATACCACCATCAATCTTTAACATTACGACAATGAAGTTCATTGCTCTTACTGGTAACAATCTTACTGGAAAGCTCCCAAAAACTATATGTGACCATCTTCCAAACTTGGAAGGCCTTTACCTCGCAACAAACTCCCTAGAAGGAGTTATTCCACCAAACTTGGAGAAATGCAGAAAACTTCAATTCTTGGGATTAGCTGCTAATGAGTTAATTGGAACTGTACCAAGAGAGCTAGCCAACTTAACAGCTCTTAGAGTATTAGCACTTAAAGCACAATACTTGGAAG GAGAAATACCAGCGGAGCTAGGAAATCTTAAGAAACTACAGTGGCTGATATTAGGCCAGAATAGGTTTACTGGTTCTGTCCCTGCAAgcattttcaacatttcaacactGCAGTTCCTAGAACTTGCACATAATAAGCTCTCAGGTACCCTACCTTCAAATTTAGGTCGTGGAATGCCGAGCCTAGAAGAACTTTATAGTGGAAAAAATAATCTGAGTGGTTTTATTGCTGATTCAATCTCAAATTCTTCAAAACTCAGATTAGTTGATCTCGCACACAACAGTTTCACAGGTCCAATTCCTGAATCACTTGGTAACTTAGAATACCTTGAGAATCTAAACTTGAACGGGAATAGTTTTTCCAGTGATTCAGCATTGACCTTCCTTACAACATTGACAAACTGTAAAAATCTAAGAATACTCTGGTTTGCTGATAATCCATTGGATGGTGTCTTGCCTGCATCCATTAGTAATTTCTCCAACTCCCTACATGAATTTAAGGGAAAGAATTGTAAACTTAAGGGCATCATTCCTGAAGGAATTGGTAATCTTACTGGAGTGACAAGGATGGATCTGCGTAACAATGAGTTGACCGGACATATTCCAATTACTGTCCAAAGCATGTTGAACCTTCAAGAATTTTACCTTCAGGGCAACAAGATTCAAGGAATCATACCAGATGTTATGTGCAGTTTAAAGAATCTCGGTGCATTATACTTGTCAGAAAATCAATTTTCAGGTTCCATGCCACCATGCTTAGGAAAAATTTCCAGTTTGAGGTATCTGAATCTAGCTTACAACAGGCTGGATTCAAGATTACCTGCAAGCTTGGGGAGCCTTCAAGATCTCATAGAATTCAATGTTTCATCCAATTTCTTAAGCGGGAAAATTCCCCTTGAAATTGGAAACTTAAAGGCTGCAACACGCATTGATCTGTCAAAAAACAATTTTTCTGGTAAGATTCCGAGCACTCTAGGGGGTCTAgataaattgattattttttccctGGCATACAATAGACTAGAAGGGCCTATTCCAGATTCATTTGGCAAAATGTTGTCATTGGAATTCTTGGATTTGTGCTATAACAACCTTGGTGGTGAAATTCCAAAGTCTTTAGAAGCTCTTCTTTATCTCAAATACCTGAACGTCTCATTCAATAAACTAAGTGGAAAGATTCCCACTGGTGGTCCTTTTGCAAATACCACAGGTCAATCATTCTTGTCCAATGATGCACTCTGTAGTGATTCTACGTCTAATGTATCATCATGTGTTGTCATCCAATCtccaaagaggaaaaagaaaatctTGATTTTGTACATCATTTCGGGAGTGGGTCTGTTATTTCTTGTATTAGCCCTTGCATATGTATTTGGAAGATTGCGAAAGACAAAGAAGAATACAGGTCAAGCAGTTGTGTCTCTAGCAAGAGAGCATGGAAGAATTTCCTATTATGAAATTGAGCAGGCAACAGAAGGATTCGATGAAAGCAACTTGCTTGGTAAAGGGAGTTATAGCATGGTATACAAGGGGATACTTAAGGATGGTACCCTTTTCGCAGCAAAGGTATTCAATGTGCAATTGGAGGGTGCTTTCAAATGTTTTGACACAGAATGTGAAATACTCCGCAACCTTCGCCACAGAAATCTGATCAAAGTCATAACGAGCTGCTCCAACCATGATTTCAAAGCCCTGGTGCTAGAATACATGCCCAATGGGACACTTGATAAATGGTTATACTCTCACAACTTGTTCTTGAACTTATTGCAGAGATTAGATATAATGATAGATGTCGCATCTGCAATGGACTATCTCCACAATGGCTATTCAACACCTGTGGTGCATGGTGACTTGAAGCCAAGCAATGTCTTGCTAGATAAAGATATGGTTGGTCACGTCAGTGATTTTGGCATTGCAAAATTGTTAGGTGCAGGGGAAGCTTTTGTTCAAACAAGGACAATTGCAACTATTGGATATATTGCTCCAG AGTATGGACAAGATGGAATAGTATCCATGAAATGCGATGTTTATAGTTTTGGTATCCTGATTATGGAGACATTTACTAGAATGAGACCAAGTGATGAAATATTTACTGGAGACTTGAGCATACACTGTTGGGTTAGTGATTCCTTCCCAAGTGGGATTCATAAGGTGGTGGACTTTAATTTGATAGAGTCAGCGGATGAACAAATTGATACAAAGATGCAATGTTTGTTATCTATCATGGAATTAGCTATAAGCTGCACCGTAGTGTCACCTGATGCAAGAATTAGAATGGAAGATGCTCTTTCAACACTTAAAAAGATTAGACTCCAGTTTGTCAGTAGTCTAGGTGGAATATAA